The following coding sequences are from one Reyranella humidisoli window:
- a CDS encoding alpha-keto acid decarboxylase family protein has translation MTQPTVAQYALARLAQLGIDRIFGVPGDYAFAIDDAAEQVPGLSWVACANELNASYAADGYARVRGAAMLSTTYGVGELSAINGVMGCKAHRVPVFHLVGMPSERIQRLGLVTHHNLGDTVYDRFQAISGAACCVSAVLDPDNCIDEMERVIREALRQSMPAYIVISEVHGGMPVVGQPVKGKPLAEIKRQRSVDVELDAAVETILSRLAAARKPVAVVTALVARYGLRDQAMEFIRKSNLPVVIMPNDKGTIDEAMQQYSGLYAGGWSSSQEVCDFVRDADLLLDIGGMVLTELNTGLWTDMPNADRVISIQDNWVKAGSKVFLNAAIDDVLAVLVKKVPTRKESGALNVEKFPLAGAASDKLSSTSFYPRLQRRLRKGDTVVVETGTCMTHLNKMLLPEGVTAEGQGLWGSIGWGTPACLGVAMGKQSGRTWLVTGDGSHQLTLNEIGVMGRYGIKPVIFVLNNGIYGVEDVISERGHAYDDLAPVNYHLLPQAFGCKGWLIAKVETVADLDAVLEKIESHPGACYVEVMIPNEESQPLPGSVIDSGYKLRTPKAG, from the coding sequence ATGACGCAGCCAACCGTTGCTCAGTATGCGCTCGCGCGCCTCGCACAGCTCGGCATAGATCGCATTTTTGGCGTTCCAGGCGACTATGCGTTCGCGATTGACGATGCTGCGGAACAAGTGCCGGGCCTCAGCTGGGTAGCTTGTGCAAACGAGCTGAATGCGTCCTACGCTGCCGACGGCTATGCCCGAGTGCGGGGGGCGGCCATGCTGTCGACGACCTACGGGGTCGGGGAGCTGTCGGCCATCAATGGTGTAATGGGGTGTAAAGCGCACCGAGTTCCCGTATTTCACCTTGTCGGGATGCCGAGTGAACGCATCCAGCGGCTCGGCTTGGTGACCCACCACAACCTTGGCGATACCGTCTACGATCGATTCCAGGCCATCTCCGGTGCGGCATGCTGCGTGAGTGCGGTGCTGGATCCCGACAACTGCATCGACGAGATGGAACGGGTGATCCGCGAAGCTTTGCGCCAGAGCATGCCTGCTTACATCGTGATTTCGGAAGTGCACGGCGGCATGCCGGTTGTCGGCCAGCCCGTAAAGGGGAAGCCTCTCGCCGAGATCAAGCGCCAGCGCAGTGTTGACGTCGAGCTCGACGCTGCCGTCGAAACCATCCTGTCGCGTCTCGCGGCGGCACGTAAGCCCGTCGCGGTCGTCACGGCCCTCGTGGCACGTTACGGCCTGCGGGATCAAGCCATGGAGTTCATTCGCAAATCGAACCTTCCGGTCGTCATCATGCCGAACGACAAGGGAACCATCGACGAGGCGATGCAGCAGTATAGCGGCCTCTACGCGGGCGGATGGTCGAGCTCGCAGGAGGTTTGCGATTTCGTGCGCGACGCGGACCTGCTGCTCGATATCGGCGGCATGGTTCTCACGGAGTTGAATACCGGGCTGTGGACGGACATGCCGAACGCGGATCGGGTGATCTCCATCCAGGACAACTGGGTCAAAGCCGGAAGCAAGGTCTTCCTGAATGCGGCGATCGATGACGTTCTGGCTGTGCTCGTCAAGAAAGTGCCGACGCGAAAAGAGAGTGGCGCCCTGAACGTGGAAAAGTTCCCGCTGGCGGGAGCTGCAAGTGACAAGCTCTCCTCCACGTCCTTCTATCCGCGCCTGCAGCGGCGTCTCCGTAAAGGGGACACGGTCGTCGTCGAAACCGGAACCTGTATGACGCATCTCAACAAGATGCTGCTCCCGGAAGGCGTGACCGCCGAGGGGCAGGGCCTATGGGGTTCGATTGGCTGGGGAACGCCGGCCTGCCTTGGCGTGGCGATGGGCAAGCAGTCAGGGCGCACCTGGCTCGTGACCGGCGATGGCTCGCACCAACTGACGCTGAACGAAATCGGCGTCATGGGGCGCTATGGAATCAAGCCGGTCATTTTCGTGCTCAACAATGGCATCTACGGCGTCGAGGACGTAATCAGCGAGCGAGGCCATGCCTATGACGATCTCGCGCCGGTGAACTACCACCTGTTGCCCCAGGCCTTCGGATGCAAGGGCTGGTTGATCGCGAAGGTCGAAACCGTGGCCGATTTGGATGCGGTGCTTGAGAAGATCGAGTCGCATCCGGGCGCCTGCTATGTCGAAGTGATGATCCCGAACGAGGAGAGCCAACCCCTTCCGGGTTCGGTGATCGACAGTGGCTACAAGCTCCGGACACCCAAAGCCGGTTAA
- a CDS encoding homospermidine synthase — MAKKTARKASAKKYLDFHGRMVMVGFGSIGQGVLPLILRHINIKPEQITIITDDMRGGEKEAERFGIEFVEKRLTESNLRSTLDNRLGQGDFLVNLSVEVASTALIELCQKKGVLYLDTCIEPWPGGYSDPNLSVSRRSNYALRDTMLKLKSRHKGGTTAVVAHGANPGLVSHFAKQALVNLARDTGVKTAVPTTREGWGKLAQRLGVKVIHIAERDTQVSPKPKEVGEFVNTWSIDGFVSEGGQPAEMGWGTHEKTLPPDGKRHTFGCDAAIYLNRPGLLTQVRTWTPIEGPFHGYIITHNESISIADYLTVHDGKKAVYRPTVHYAYHPCDQAIMSMHELAGKNLKQQKRQRLIVDEVTSGRDELGVLLMGHKKGAYWYGSQIDIDEARKLVPYNNATSIQVVAPVLSGIIWALENPNEGIVEADEMDFQRNLEICMPYLGPVVGKYSDWTPLQGRGELFPEDLDKSDPWQFKNFRVV, encoded by the coding sequence ATGGCGAAAAAGACTGCTCGCAAGGCCTCCGCTAAAAAGTACCTCGATTTCCACGGCCGCATGGTCATGGTGGGCTTCGGCTCGATCGGCCAGGGCGTGCTGCCGCTGATCCTGCGCCACATCAACATCAAGCCCGAACAGATCACCATCATCACCGACGACATGCGCGGCGGCGAGAAGGAGGCCGAGCGCTTCGGTATCGAGTTCGTCGAGAAGCGCCTCACCGAATCGAACCTGCGCTCGACCCTGGACAACCGGCTGGGCCAGGGCGACTTCCTGGTCAACCTCTCGGTCGAGGTCGCCTCGACGGCGCTGATCGAGCTCTGCCAGAAGAAGGGCGTCCTCTACCTCGACACCTGCATCGAGCCGTGGCCGGGTGGCTACTCCGACCCCAACCTCTCGGTCTCGCGGCGCTCGAACTATGCGCTGCGGGACACGATGCTGAAGCTGAAGTCGCGCCACAAGGGCGGGACGACGGCCGTGGTCGCGCACGGCGCCAACCCGGGACTGGTCTCGCACTTCGCCAAGCAGGCGCTGGTAAACCTGGCACGCGACACCGGCGTGAAGACGGCTGTGCCGACCACGCGCGAGGGCTGGGGCAAGCTCGCCCAGCGCCTGGGCGTGAAGGTGATCCACATCGCCGAGCGCGACACGCAGGTCTCGCCCAAGCCGAAGGAAGTGGGCGAGTTCGTCAACACCTGGTCGATCGACGGCTTCGTCTCCGAGGGCGGCCAGCCCGCCGAGATGGGCTGGGGCACGCATGAGAAGACGCTGCCGCCCGACGGCAAGCGCCACACGTTCGGCTGCGATGCGGCGATCTACCTGAACCGTCCGGGCCTGCTCACCCAGGTGCGCACCTGGACTCCCATCGAGGGGCCGTTCCACGGCTACATCATCACGCACAACGAATCGATCTCGATCGCCGACTACCTGACCGTGCACGACGGCAAGAAAGCGGTCTATCGCCCGACCGTGCACTACGCCTATCACCCGTGCGACCAGGCGATCATGTCGATGCATGAACTGGCGGGAAAGAACCTGAAGCAGCAGAAGCGCCAGCGCCTGATCGTCGACGAGGTGACGTCGGGCCGCGACGAGCTCGGCGTGCTGCTGATGGGCCACAAGAAGGGCGCCTACTGGTACGGCTCGCAGATCGACATCGACGAAGCGCGCAAGCTCGTGCCCTACAACAACGCGACCTCGATCCAGGTCGTGGCGCCGGTGCTCTCGGGCATCATCTGGGCGCTGGAGAACCCCAACGAGGGCATCGTCGAGGCCGACGAGATGGACTTCCAGCGCAACCTCGAGATCTGCATGCCCTATCTCGGCCCGGTCGTCGGCAAGTACAGCGACTGGACCCCGCTGCAGGGCCGCGGCGAACTCTTCCCCGAGGACCTCGACAAATCCGATCCCTGGCAGTTCAAAAACTTCCGGGTGGTTTGA